A DNA window from Branchiostoma lanceolatum isolate klBraLanc5 chromosome 17, klBraLanc5.hap2, whole genome shotgun sequence contains the following coding sequences:
- the LOC136422979 gene encoding pleckstrin homology domain-containing family B member 2-like isoform X2, translating to MSSEVIAKSGWLLRQTTVLKRWKREFFVLYVDGQLAHYEDERKSEVKGMVNMRRECLGIKLGGMVNDVTVPDGRSRDALLAIVTRTTAMFVCADNADDAAVWKFALEEAKIVENQDSRPSSAPPPYSYTEMVYEDGMGGPAPLYNPPPYAYAQPGQVYLIENGQYMYTQPNGQTIIIDERQRHRYRDHDDYSLCVVQ from the exons ATGTCGTCTGAGGTGATCGCAAAAAGTGGCTGGTTGCTCAGACAGA CCACTGTGTTGAAGAGATGGAAGCGTGAGTTCTTTGTCCTGTACGTTGATGGTCAGCTGGCCCACTATGAAGATGAGAGAAAATCAGAGGTTAAAGGGATGGTGAACATGAGAAGAGAGTGTCTGGGCATCAAGCTGGGTGGCATGGTGAACGATGTGACCGTGCCGGACGGGAGATCGCGGGATGCGCTGCTCGCCATCGTGACGCGAACCACCGCCATGTTCGTCTGCGCCGACAACGCTGACGATGCCGCAGTGTGGAAGTTTGCTCTGGAGGAGGCAAAGATCGTGGAAAAC cAGGATTCCAGACCGTCCAGTGCCCCCCCTCCTTACAGTTACACAGAGATGGTGTACGAAGATGGCATGGGAGGACCCGCACCACTATATAACCCACCTCCATACGCATACGCACAACCTGGACAAGTCTATCTCATAGAGAATGGTCAATACA TGTACACGCAGCCCAATGGCCAGACGATCATCATCGATGAGCGCCAGCGTCACCGGTACCGCGACCACGACG acTATTCACTGTGTGTTGTGCAATAA
- the LOC136422979 gene encoding pleckstrin homology domain-containing family B member 2-like isoform X1, with the protein MSSEVIAKSGWLLRQTTVLKRWKREFFVLYVDGQLAHYEDERKSEVKGMVNMRRECLGIKLGGMVNDVTVPDGRSRDALLAIVTRTTAMFVCADNADDAAVWKFALEEAKIVENQDSRPSSAPPPYSYTEMVYEDGMGGPAPLYNPPPYAYAQPGQVYLIENGQYMYTQPNGQTIIIDERQRHRYRDHDGTNMAMGMLAGAAVGSLMFAPLCWWW; encoded by the exons ATGTCGTCTGAGGTGATCGCAAAAAGTGGCTGGTTGCTCAGACAGA CCACTGTGTTGAAGAGATGGAAGCGTGAGTTCTTTGTCCTGTACGTTGATGGTCAGCTGGCCCACTATGAAGATGAGAGAAAATCAGAGGTTAAAGGGATGGTGAACATGAGAAGAGAGTGTCTGGGCATCAAGCTGGGTGGCATGGTGAACGATGTGACCGTGCCGGACGGGAGATCGCGGGATGCGCTGCTCGCCATCGTGACGCGAACCACCGCCATGTTCGTCTGCGCCGACAACGCTGACGATGCCGCAGTGTGGAAGTTTGCTCTGGAGGAGGCAAAGATCGTGGAAAAC cAGGATTCCAGACCGTCCAGTGCCCCCCCTCCTTACAGTTACACAGAGATGGTGTACGAAGATGGCATGGGAGGACCCGCACCACTATATAACCCACCTCCATACGCATACGCACAACCTGGACAAGTCTATCTCATAGAGAATGGTCAATACA TGTACACGCAGCCCAATGGCCAGACGATCATCATCGATGAGCGCCAGCGTCACCGGTACCGCGACCACGACGGTACAAACATGGCGATGGGGATGTTGGCAGGCGCTGCCGTCGGCTCCCTCATGTTCGCTCCCTTGTGTTGGTGGTGGTGA
- the LOC136423335 gene encoding uncharacterized protein isoform X1: MNTPTYDKMYMNSMGHMGPPPPPQGAMLYPTPAQDETSRWNYVPIYYYYNDKGQAMMYPPISTQPSYVPRPNAYASPMMPSAYYSASSAYTTAGAVYKPAPMVPTPTGSTGPPTGYPTPNPTPTPTPTATPTPSLNPAPAPSPYASPGNAMTGFAPTHQPSYQHMQPTMHSYPSAAHLYGQQVVHNTTVVQQPQRTVYVVPSQQKSGTQAWGGGPTYRGSYKPPAPNGDFGTGMIAGAAAGVMAGALLGASSRPPRHPYHGYRSHPPGPHW; the protein is encoded by the exons ATGAATACCCCCACCTATGACAAGATGTACATGAATTCCATGGGACACatgggcccccctcccccaccccaggGAGCCATGCTGTACCCAACCCCAGCAC AAGATGAGACCAGTAGATGGAATTACGTGCCaatctactactactacaatgACAAAGGACAAG CGATGATGTACCCCCCTATCAGCACCCAGCCGTCCTACGTCCCCAGGCCTAACGCATACGCCAGCCCCATGATGCCATCAGCATACTACTCTGCCTCCAGTG CGTACACCACAGCTGGTGCCGTGTACAAGCCAGCACCCATGGTCCCCACCCCCACGGGGTCGACAGGGCCTCCGACTGGCTACCCAACCCCCAATCCTACCCCAACCCCTACCCCCActgccacccccaccccctccttaAACCCTGCCCCGGCCCCTAGCCCCTATGCCAGTCCCGGCAATGCCATGACAGGTTTTGCTCCAACGCACCAGCCCTCCTACCAACATATGCAG CCGACGATGCACTCCTACCCCTCCGCCGCCCACCTGTATGGTCAGCAGGTGGTGCACAACACCACAGTGGTGCAGCAGCCGCAGAGGACGGTCTACGTCGTGCCTTCTCAG CAAAAATCGGGCACCCAGGCGTGGGGTGGAGGGCCGACTTACAGAGGCAGCTACAAG CCTCCAGCCCCGAACGGAGACTTCGGAACAGGCATGATCGCCGGGGCGGCCGCTGGGGTGATGGCAGGCGCTCTGCTGGGGGCGTCGTCACGGCCACCCAGGCATCCTTACCATGGCTACAGGTCACACCCACCGGGCCCCCACTGGTAG
- the LOC136423335 gene encoding uncharacterized protein isoform X2: MNTPTYDKMYMNSMGHMGPPPPPQGAMLYPTPAQDETSRWNYVPIYYYYNDKGQAMMYPPISTQPSYVPRPNAYASPMMPSAYYSASSAYTTAGAVYKPAPMVPTPTGSTGPPTGYPTPNPTPTPTPTATPTPSLNPAPAPSPYASPGNAMTGFAPTHQPSYQHMQPTMHSYPSAAHLYGQQVVHNTTVVQQPQRTVYVVPSQPPAPNGDFGTGMIAGAAAGVMAGALLGASSRPPRHPYHGYRSHPPGPHW, encoded by the exons ATGAATACCCCCACCTATGACAAGATGTACATGAATTCCATGGGACACatgggcccccctcccccaccccaggGAGCCATGCTGTACCCAACCCCAGCAC AAGATGAGACCAGTAGATGGAATTACGTGCCaatctactactactacaatgACAAAGGACAAG CGATGATGTACCCCCCTATCAGCACCCAGCCGTCCTACGTCCCCAGGCCTAACGCATACGCCAGCCCCATGATGCCATCAGCATACTACTCTGCCTCCAGTG CGTACACCACAGCTGGTGCCGTGTACAAGCCAGCACCCATGGTCCCCACCCCCACGGGGTCGACAGGGCCTCCGACTGGCTACCCAACCCCCAATCCTACCCCAACCCCTACCCCCActgccacccccaccccctccttaAACCCTGCCCCGGCCCCTAGCCCCTATGCCAGTCCCGGCAATGCCATGACAGGTTTTGCTCCAACGCACCAGCCCTCCTACCAACATATGCAG CCGACGATGCACTCCTACCCCTCCGCCGCCCACCTGTATGGTCAGCAGGTGGTGCACAACACCACAGTGGTGCAGCAGCCGCAGAGGACGGTCTACGTCGTGCCTTCTCAG CCTCCAGCCCCGAACGGAGACTTCGGAACAGGCATGATCGCCGGGGCGGCCGCTGGGGTGATGGCAGGCGCTCTGCTGGGGGCGTCGTCACGGCCACCCAGGCATCCTTACCATGGCTACAGGTCACACCCACCGGGCCCCCACTGGTAG
- the LOC136423335 gene encoding uncharacterized protein isoform X3, giving the protein MNTPTYDKMYMNSMGHMGPPPPPQGAMLYPTPAPMMYPPISTQPSYVPRPNAYASPMMPSAYYSASSAYTTAGAVYKPAPMVPTPTGSTGPPTGYPTPNPTPTPTPTATPTPSLNPAPAPSPYASPGNAMTGFAPTHQPSYQHMQPTMHSYPSAAHLYGQQVVHNTTVVQQPQRTVYVVPSQQKSGTQAWGGGPTYRGSYKPPAPNGDFGTGMIAGAAAGVMAGALLGASSRPPRHPYHGYRSHPPGPHW; this is encoded by the exons ATGAATACCCCCACCTATGACAAGATGTACATGAATTCCATGGGACACatgggcccccctcccccaccccaggGAGCCATGCTGTACCCAACCCCAGCAC CGATGATGTACCCCCCTATCAGCACCCAGCCGTCCTACGTCCCCAGGCCTAACGCATACGCCAGCCCCATGATGCCATCAGCATACTACTCTGCCTCCAGTG CGTACACCACAGCTGGTGCCGTGTACAAGCCAGCACCCATGGTCCCCACCCCCACGGGGTCGACAGGGCCTCCGACTGGCTACCCAACCCCCAATCCTACCCCAACCCCTACCCCCActgccacccccaccccctccttaAACCCTGCCCCGGCCCCTAGCCCCTATGCCAGTCCCGGCAATGCCATGACAGGTTTTGCTCCAACGCACCAGCCCTCCTACCAACATATGCAG CCGACGATGCACTCCTACCCCTCCGCCGCCCACCTGTATGGTCAGCAGGTGGTGCACAACACCACAGTGGTGCAGCAGCCGCAGAGGACGGTCTACGTCGTGCCTTCTCAG CAAAAATCGGGCACCCAGGCGTGGGGTGGAGGGCCGACTTACAGAGGCAGCTACAAG CCTCCAGCCCCGAACGGAGACTTCGGAACAGGCATGATCGCCGGGGCGGCCGCTGGGGTGATGGCAGGCGCTCTGCTGGGGGCGTCGTCACGGCCACCCAGGCATCCTTACCATGGCTACAGGTCACACCCACCGGGCCCCCACTGGTAG
- the LOC136423335 gene encoding putative uncharacterized protein DDB_G0290521 isoform X4, translating into MNTPTYDKMYMNSMGHMGPPPPPQGAMLYPTPAPMMYPPISTQPSYVPRPNAYASPMMPSAYYSASSAYTTAGAVYKPAPMVPTPTGSTGPPTGYPTPNPTPTPTPTATPTPSLNPAPAPSPYASPGNAMTGFAPTHQPSYQHMQPTMHSYPSAAHLYGQQVVHNTTVVQQPQRTVYVVPSQPPAPNGDFGTGMIAGAAAGVMAGALLGASSRPPRHPYHGYRSHPPGPHW; encoded by the exons ATGAATACCCCCACCTATGACAAGATGTACATGAATTCCATGGGACACatgggcccccctcccccaccccaggGAGCCATGCTGTACCCAACCCCAGCAC CGATGATGTACCCCCCTATCAGCACCCAGCCGTCCTACGTCCCCAGGCCTAACGCATACGCCAGCCCCATGATGCCATCAGCATACTACTCTGCCTCCAGTG CGTACACCACAGCTGGTGCCGTGTACAAGCCAGCACCCATGGTCCCCACCCCCACGGGGTCGACAGGGCCTCCGACTGGCTACCCAACCCCCAATCCTACCCCAACCCCTACCCCCActgccacccccaccccctccttaAACCCTGCCCCGGCCCCTAGCCCCTATGCCAGTCCCGGCAATGCCATGACAGGTTTTGCTCCAACGCACCAGCCCTCCTACCAACATATGCAG CCGACGATGCACTCCTACCCCTCCGCCGCCCACCTGTATGGTCAGCAGGTGGTGCACAACACCACAGTGGTGCAGCAGCCGCAGAGGACGGTCTACGTCGTGCCTTCTCAG CCTCCAGCCCCGAACGGAGACTTCGGAACAGGCATGATCGCCGGGGCGGCCGCTGGGGTGATGGCAGGCGCTCTGCTGGGGGCGTCGTCACGGCCACCCAGGCATCCTTACCATGGCTACAGGTCACACCCACCGGGCCCCCACTGGTAG
- the LOC136422782 gene encoding very long-chain specific acyl-CoA dehydrogenase, mitochondrial-like, whose protein sequence is MLRSALKLALIQRSVALYNFKEGVRPSLASVVRLNQQHYASTAAKTQERDVEPEAEKPTKPKVVQEKVEAEVEGAPSAGTKSFGFGMFMGQVAPEQVFPFPEVLDEEQKEFLQMLVDPVDKFFQEQNDALKNDMIEKVDDPTMQGLKDMGAFGLQVPQKLGGLGLSNTQYARLVEIVGEYDLGVGITLGAHQSIGFKGILIAGNPEQKAKYLPKLATGETVAAFCLTEPASGSDASSIKTRAVLSDDGKHFILNGGKIWISNGGLAEIFTVFAQTPLPDGKGGTKDKVTAFIVERSFGGVTNGPPEKKMGIKASNTAEVYFEDVKIPLENVLGEVGGGFKIAMHILNNGRFGMAAALSGTMKGVIKKAADHAAARTQFGEKIHKFGAIQEKLARMAMMQYVTESMAYMISANMDQGSKDFQLEAAISKIYGSEAAWFATDEAIQILGGMGYMRDCGVERVMRDLRIFRIFEGTNDILRLFVALTGIQFAGKNLQELQRALKSPLSNMGVITAAATKRIKRKLGLSSGPSLQQYVDPSLSSQSTQVSKAIDQFGGTIEDVLMKHGKKIIEQQFLLKRVADAAIDIYGMVAVLSRASRSIQRGDKTADYEKMICTVFCNEASERVTSNLATATSGKNDFKLMRDIAEEVVQKNQVVQDHPLGF, encoded by the exons ATGCTGCGATCTGCACTAAAACTAGCGCTCATACAGCGCTCCGTCGCCTTGTACAACTTCAAGGAAGGAGTGAG GCCATCACTAGCAAGTGTGGTACGGCTGAACCAGCAACACTATGCCTCCACAGCAGCAAAGACACAG GAACGAGATGTTGAACCTGAGGCAGAAAAGCCTACGAAACCAAAGGTTGTCCAGGAGAAGGTTGAAGCTGAGGTCGAGGGCGCTCCATCTGCG GGTACAAAGTCGTTTGGGTTTGGTATGTTCATGGGACAGGTGGCACCAGAGCAGGTCTTCCCTTTTCCTGAAG TGCTAGATGAAGAGCAGAAAGAATTTCTCCAGATGTTGGTCGACCCAGTGGACAAGTTCTTTCAG GAACAAAATGATGCTCTCAAGAACGACATGATCGAGAAGGTGGATGATCCGACCATGCAGGGGCTGAAGGACATGGGGGCCTTTGGTCTGCAGGTGCCTCAGAAGCTAGGGGGTCTTGGCCTATCCAACACACAG TATGCCCGTCTAGTGGAGATAGTTGGAGAGTATGACCTTGGAGTAGGGATCACTCTGGGAGCCCACCAGTCCATTGGGTTCAAGGGCATCCTGATCGCAGGGAATCCTGAGCAGAAGGCCAAGTACCTCCCCAAGCTGGCCACCGGCGAAACGGTCGCCGCGTTCTGTCTAACCGAACCTGCCAGCGGGTCAGATGCCAGC TCTATCAAGACAAGGGCAGTGTTGAGTGATGATGGGAAACACTTCATTCTGAATGGAGGCAAGATCTG GATCAGCAATGGAGGGCTAGCTGAGATCTTCACAGTTTTTGCACAG ACCCCACTGCCTGATGGGAAGGGTGgcaccaaggacaaggtcaCAGCGTTCATTGTGGAAAGGTCGTTTGGAGGGGTCACAAA TGGCCCCCCAGAGAAGAAGATGGGAATCAAGGCGTCCAACACGGCGGAGGTGTACTTTGAAGACGTGAAGATTCCGCTGGAGAACGTGCTGGGGGAGGTCGGCGGCGGCTTCAAGATCGCCATGCACATCCTGAACAACGGCAGGTTCGGAATGGCCGCCGCTCTGTCTGGGACTATGAAGGGGGTTATCAAGAAGGCT GCTGACCATGCAGCAGCTCGTACACAGTTTGGTGAGAAGATTCACAAGTTTGGAGCCATCCAGGAGAAGTTAGCCAGGATGGCTATGATGCAGTATGTAACAGAG TCCATGGCCTACATGATCTCTGCCAACATGGACCAGGGTTCCAAGGACTTCCAGCTCGAGGCTGCCATCAGTAAGATCTACGGGTCAGAGGCCGCCTGGTTTGCCACTGACGAGGCTATACAGATCCTGGGAGGCATGGGGTACATGAGG GACTGCGGAGTGGAGCGGGTGATGAGAGACTTGCGGATCTTCCGTATCTTCGAAGGCACCAACGATATTCTGCGACTTTTCGTCGCCCTCACTGGAATACAG TTTGCTGGAAAGAATCTTCAGGAGTTGCAGCGTGCTCTGAAGAGCCCCCTGAGCAACATGGGAGTCATCACAGCAGCAGCAACCAAACGCATCAAGAG GAAGCTTGGCCTGAGCTCAGGCCCCTCCCTGCAGCAGTATGTGGACCCGTCCCTCTCGTCCCAGTCCACTCAGGTCTCCAAGGCCATCGACCAGTTTGGAGGAACCATCGAAGACGTTCTCATGAAGCACGGGAAGAAAATTATCG AACAACAGTTCCTACTGAAGAGAGTTGCAGATGCTGCTATTGACATCTATGGCATGGTGGCTGTGTTGTCCAG GGCTTCTCGCTCTATCCAGAGGGGAGACAAGACTGCAGACTATGAGAAGATGATCTGCACTGTCTTCTGTAACGAG GCTTCAGAGAGAGTAACATCAAACCTTGCTACTGCCACATCTGGGAAGAATGACTTCAAACTGATGAGGGACATCGCAGAGGAGGTAGTGCAGAAAAACCAGGTGGTGCAGGATCACCCGCTCGGCTTCTAA